The following nucleotide sequence is from Bradyrhizobium roseum.
ACGTGGGGCAATCGGGCCACACTTCTGATTTCGAAGAGGATTTAGCCGACGACCAAGGGCGAATATTGGGCGCCGAAACGGCTGAAACGCTAGAAAACAAAGGCCGGAACAAGTTCCATGCCGGGCAGCACGGGGGCTGCAGCATCAAACAATGTGCGGTGACCGAAATCGCCGTGCGAAGCCGTCACGATGGTGGCCCGCGCCGGCCGCGATGTCGCGAAAACGCCTACCAAGCGGCCGCCGCTGCGCAATTGCGCATAAAGATGCTCCGGAACGACCTCGGTCGCGCCGTTGAGAACGATGACGTCGTAAGGCCCTCTCGCCGCATCGCCGTAGGCCGATGCTGCGGCCCGGACGGCCACATTTCCACAGCCATTATTGGCCAGGATCGCCTGCGCCTTCGACGCGAGCGCTGAATCGCTCTCGATCGCGCTCACCTCGGTGGCGAATCGGGCGATCACGGCAGCGGCATATCCGCTCGCGCAGCCGACCACCAGAACGCGGTCGCTCTGCTTGATTTCGGCCGCCTGCAGCATCTTCGCCAACACGACCGGCTTGATCAAAAACCGTTTAGCCGCGCCGCCCTCGCTGACGTCGAGATCAAGGTCCAGATAGGCTAGGGCCTGCTTGTTTTCGGGAACGAAGGCCTCGCGCGGCACCGCCAGCATGGCATCGAGAATTCGGATATCTGTGACGTCGCTCGGACGCACCTGACCATCGACCATTTTCTGGCGCGCGGTCGCAAAACCGGACATAGCTTTAAGACCCTGAGAGCTGGCAGCAAGGCCGCCGAAGGAGCTGAAACCGCGTCATCTTTGGTACAAGCGCCGGCAAAACGCAACACGCGGGCGTCGGTTGCCGGACGGATGGCCAATCGTGCAAGGTACCTCGATCGACCACGGTGAGCCCTCGGTCGCGGGTATCGATTCGGTTTCCTTGAAGTCTGGCAGGCCGGTCCATCCCGGCATGTGCGGGGGTTCCGCCCTCCCAGGTTCCTGCCGCCGTTGTCTGGAACGCACTAAACCAGCAAATCCCTGTCGCGAAGTGGCTTTCCGGACCACCGTGTCCCGAATGCACAACTGGCGATTTGGTCCTTTGCAAGCCCGAAAGGCTTTGTTATACGCTCCCCGCCGCGAACCTTTGTTCGCCTGTTCCTCGGTAGCTCAGCGGTAGAGCATTCGACTGTTAATCGAATGGTCGCTGGTTCGAATCCAGCCCGGGGAGCCAGCCACGGCTCTTGTCTCCTCCATCAGCCCGCATGTACCCTCCGACACGCCATATAGTGTCTTGATCGGCACCGTCCGATCCGTACGCAGAAGCATGCCGCCCCTTTTCGGCTTTTGGTGCAGCCCACGGCTCCCGTTTCCGGTACTCACCGCATTTCCGCGAATACTGTCGCAACTCATTTGTGCGGTCAGCAAGACCACAACCTTATCCATACCGGTGAACGCGATTCGGGACACAACTCAAGGATTGAAATTTAATTTTACGAATTTAAATGTGTTCCCTGGGTGACCGGATTATGTCAGGTTGGGTTCCATTAAATAGATCGTTGAATAGCGGGGGCGTATCATGGGCAGCGCATTTAAAATTCTAACCGCAGGGTTACTCGCCGGCTTGGTGCATTCACCGGCAAGCGCAGCCCTTGTCAGTTTCACCGGCGACGGCAATTTTTCGAACGTTACCAATTGCAGTGGAGGCAGCCCCGGCTGCTCCATTACCAACAACGGCAACGTGCTCAACATGTCAGGCGCGGCGAAAAACCATAAGCCGAGCACGCTGACCATCACCGACATTATCGGGACCGACATTTCCACCAACAAGAACGATTTTGTTATCGGCAAGATCACTTGGGTTAATCTGGCTACGTACAACACCGACCAGAATTTCAACGTCAATTACTCGTTTTCGCTGCACTTTACTTCGCCGAGCGATTCGCTTGATTCTCAGCTGTTCAACCTGAACATCCGTCAAACGACCAACCCCTCCGCCGACAACGTGTTCAGCATCACCCAGTCGACGCTGAGCAACCTTGGCCCGTTCATCCTCAACGGCGTCGAGGTTTCCGACATTCACTTCGTGGAGTATGGCGATGGATGGTACGATGGCAGCAAGTGGACCAACCCTGAGGGTGGTACGTCGACGCTTAAGATCGTGGCGGACTTCAAGTCTGTGATTGCCGCGCCGCCGGTACCGGAACCATCGACATGGGCGATGATGATCCTCGGCTTTGCGGGTGTCGGCTTCATGTTCTATCGTCGCGACCGTGGCGCGAAAGCTCTCACGGCCACCTGACCTGACGCCGGGCCCGCTTACTGCGGAAAAACCGCGGCGCAGCTCGGGCTCAGGCTCGCCTTCTGCCGGCGCAGGCAAGCTGTGATGGCGCGAACATTCGGGATCTCCCCCGCACAGAGCCGATAGACGTCCGGCGTGCAGGCCTTGCGCTGTTCGGGGGTGCCTTGCTGGGCAGTCGCCGAGTTGCTCGCAAGCAGGACGAGCAGGAACCCGAACGCCGAAGCCCGGCGGTAACGAAACAGAACTTCCGCGCGTCGCGCAAACCTTGCCTTCATTGCCGCATCTCCCTGGACCATGCCCGCCCTGACACGGGCAGCCGTCATCCGCGGATACGCGAACTAAATTTTGCGAAAAGTGATTTTTCTCACACATCCCCGCAAGTGTACGGGGCTAGCCTTCCGGCGGGGAACTCAACACTTTAGTAACCAGCTTTGCTGCGGCGCCCGAATCCTTAAAATTCGAACGATCCGTTCAATCTGGAAACAAAATCGATCTGAGACCATCGCCTCTGGAACC
It contains:
- a CDS encoding protein-L-isoaspartate O-methyltransferase family protein, which encodes MSGFATARQKMVDGQVRPSDVTDIRILDAMLAVPREAFVPENKQALAYLDLDLDVSEGGAAKRFLIKPVVLAKMLQAAEIKQSDRVLVVGCASGYAAAVIARFATEVSAIESDSALASKAQAILANNGCGNVAVRAAASAYGDAARGPYDVIVLNGATEVVPEHLYAQLRSGGRLVGVFATSRPARATIVTASHGDFGHRTLFDAAAPVLPGMELVPAFVF
- a CDS encoding choice-of-anchor K domain-containing protein; protein product: MGSAFKILTAGLLAGLVHSPASAALVSFTGDGNFSNVTNCSGGSPGCSITNNGNVLNMSGAAKNHKPSTLTITDIIGTDISTNKNDFVIGKITWVNLATYNTDQNFNVNYSFSLHFTSPSDSLDSQLFNLNIRQTTNPSADNVFSITQSTLSNLGPFILNGVEVSDIHFVEYGDGWYDGSKWTNPEGGTSTLKIVADFKSVIAAPPVPEPSTWAMMILGFAGVGFMFYRRDRGAKALTAT